A genome region from Candidatus Poribacteria bacterium includes the following:
- a CDS encoding TonB-dependent receptor plug domain-containing protein — MEEIKVEAKRLDKTTRRTLDGALLRRATGGAGDPFRAIARLPSVGTVNDFFGVLSVRGGAPGDNLYYFDRLPLGYPYHLLGIVSVVSPEVIGNIDVHPGGFGAQFGADSQAVIDIHSRPKNVKFLGQFDETLKPGFFRWLRSIKQFLVQRFDGTLKPTFIYSEAFLSGSFSFRGAPSKDAPDNKTDQKTARTDQEYLENRLSAGQGYWYAFGRRSSLEPFFELASRLADLEDLVREVPNFWSYQLKGVYKLNDAHGVVLNAVTAYDASKLYLGSQEVHDSDLQGPWNSENPFDVQGIHFYSQLLPRFRSILSLTRSFTENELAFGKGYYYRTAASVYALRNDFTYTTASENTDVEFGYLLSSTPSTVTSHGARRPEEGDADYEFRIRHNFKTVNVTETRNLHRLEGYLQASQNLFSPDVLGTFGMRASYFNLTDNLSLQPRGQLRYSFPGEETSLYFSYGRYAQNPRLDQFVLGVTPNSSLEQSLATHYVLELKQTLPVGMNMNVAGYYKTLQDLITYNKSERQYQNGQAGFVRGLEVSLGYKIPEVFDGWVAYAYTISKRRDLYERFHRYYTYTSPHVLTVAASYSAPQKYLLSIPLIDAFDISAKWQYQSGVLYATLVGRTLYTNPRTKEKKWRPDYGEWKRTAPYHRLDLSLHFQLFGDLEGSGWELGLAFEVWNVYNRNNILEVRYSPNFTKEEPVSQLPIIPFVAMVLEF; from the coding sequence GCGGACGTTGGATGGCGCGCTGCTCCGGCGAGCTACGGGCGGCGCCGGCGATCCATTCCGCGCAATAGCCCGGCTTCCGAGTGTCGGTACGGTTAACGACTTTTTTGGCGTGCTTTCTGTGCGTGGCGGTGCCCCCGGAGATAATCTTTACTACTTTGATCGCTTGCCGTTAGGGTATCCCTATCATCTGCTTGGTATTGTCTCAGTAGTGAGTCCAGAGGTTATTGGAAACATTGATGTCCATCCCGGTGGGTTTGGTGCACAGTTTGGTGCCGACTCACAGGCAGTTATTGATATTCATTCCCGTCCAAAAAATGTGAAGTTTTTGGGGCAGTTTGATGAAACGTTAAAACCCGGTTTTTTTAGGTGGTTGAGATCCATAAAACAGTTTTTGGTGCAAAGGTTTGATGGGACGCTAAAACCCACTTTTATCTATTCTGAAGCCTTCCTCAGCGGATCTTTTTCTTTTCGAGGTGCACCTTCAAAGGACGCTCCTGACAACAAAACTGATCAAAAAACGGCGCGGACTGACCAAGAATATTTGGAAAATAGATTATCGGCTGGACAAGGTTATTGGTACGCTTTCGGTAGACGGAGCTCCTTGGAACCGTTTTTTGAACTGGCTTCAAGATTAGCGGACCTTGAAGATTTGGTGCGAGAGGTGCCGAATTTTTGGAGTTACCAACTAAAAGGTGTTTATAAACTCAACGATGCGCATGGAGTGGTGCTTAACGCAGTTACCGCGTATGATGCCTCTAAATTATACTTAGGATCACAGGAGGTTCACGACAGTGATCTTCAAGGTCCCTGGAACTCAGAAAATCCTTTTGATGTCCAAGGGATTCATTTTTATTCTCAGTTGTTGCCACGATTCAGGTCTATTCTATCGTTGACCCGTTCATTTACTGAAAATGAACTCGCTTTCGGTAAAGGATACTACTACCGGACAGCGGCTTCTGTTTACGCGCTCCGAAATGATTTTACTTACACAACCGCTTCAGAAAATACCGATGTAGAATTCGGCTACTTGCTTTCAAGTACGCCTTCAACAGTCACAAGTCATGGTGCTCGGCGCCCCGAAGAAGGGGATGCGGATTATGAATTCCGAATCCGACACAACTTCAAAACAGTCAATGTTACGGAGACCCGAAACCTTCATCGTTTGGAGGGATATCTCCAAGCCAGTCAGAACTTATTCTCTCCTGACGTTTTGGGCACTTTCGGAATGCGGGCGAGTTACTTTAATCTCACGGACAATCTGTCCCTCCAACCACGGGGGCAACTCCGTTATAGTTTTCCGGGGGAAGAAACATCTCTATACTTCAGTTATGGTCGCTATGCACAAAATCCACGATTAGATCAGTTTGTACTTGGTGTAACGCCAAACTCGTCTCTTGAACAGAGTCTCGCAACGCATTACGTCCTTGAATTGAAACAAACACTACCAGTCGGCATGAACATGAATGTAGCAGGTTATTACAAAACACTCCAAGATCTCATCACCTACAATAAAAGTGAGAGACAGTATCAGAATGGTCAGGCAGGTTTTGTGCGTGGACTTGAGGTTTCTTTAGGCTATAAAATTCCCGAAGTCTTTGATGGATGGGTGGCGTATGCTTACACTATTTCCAAACGCCGAGATTTATATGAAAGATTTCACCGATATTATACCTACACGAGTCCACATGTGCTGACTGTCGCAGCGAGTTACAGTGCTCCCCAGAAATACCTCCTTTCGATTCCGCTCATTGACGCGTTTGATATAAGTGCGAAATGGCAATACCAAAGTGGTGTTCTCTACGCAACTTTGGTAGGTCGGACCCTCTATACGAATCCCCGAACGAAGGAGAAAAAGTGGCGACCAGATTACGGAGAGTGGAAACGCACCGCACCGTATCACCGGTTGGACTTGAGTCTCCACTTTCAATTGTTCGGTGATTTAGAGGGCAGCGGTTGGGAATTAGGGCTTGCGTTTGAGGTGTGGAACGTCTATAACCGGAACAATATACTTGAAGTCCGCTACAGTCCGAATTTTACAAAAGAGGAGCCTGTTTCGCAATTACCGATTATTCCATTCGTAGCGATGGTATTGGAATTTTGA
- a CDS encoding DUF5916 domain-containing protein, whose protein sequence is MYLFASPKFPKITISLLIATLFHLVAIGVRAESQEHQIKAYRTYESVEIDGDLTEEDWKHAEPINQFVQIEPYEGEIGSESMEVRVLYDNENIYFGFTCFDSDISKLVANEMRRDSRDLHENDNVFLLLDTYNDRRSGFFFRMNALGAIQDRAVTNSGDTFNSDWDAVVDCKSKINDTNWTAELSIPFSQLRFKKSDSMAWGMNTGRGLARNQEEMIWVPVSASYGGRAKYRTAKLGNVVGLSGITPSRNLEVLPYILPGVTQINENDTGLETDGKFKIGVDAKYGITSNLTADVTFNTDFAQVEADEEQVNLTRFSLFFPEKRPFFLEGAGLFDFGIPRTSFRRPPPMLLFYSRRIGLAEGNAIPIIFGGKTSGKVGSYGVGFLNVLTDKFHDDTEDDPLDIPRTNYSVIRITKDIASGSRIGMIAVNKDEIGDYNRAGGFDFEYRPSDSLDIRGLWSRTFEPDASGENNAWYLGSNWRSRYFRIEGSYTDIDEDFNPAVGYVRRPGIRQFRGEMRWVPMPQKFGIRQIWTGPEMNYILNHDNELEEWDVSYTNWFELSSGDSIFFNAGRNFERLTEIFDFREGIEIPIGDYQSNSFGFRASSSDSRPISTTVGGGIEDFYNGTVRRAYLQTTLKPNGHISVSAQYQFNQIVNLPTAYFTDAEPHPVYVNLFRGRLDYSFTTGLFAKLFAQWNADTNVVSTNFLINYIYRPGSDFYFVFNQTYDTNGTTKSRLLDSTVVAKMTYWWNP, encoded by the coding sequence GTGTATCTATTTGCTTCACCGAAATTCCCAAAAATTACAATTTCCCTACTCATCGCTACACTTTTTCACCTCGTTGCCATCGGTGTCCGCGCTGAATCGCAGGAGCACCAGATTAAAGCATATCGCACCTATGAGAGTGTTGAGATTGATGGCGATTTAACGGAAGAGGACTGGAAACATGCGGAGCCCATTAATCAGTTTGTGCAAATTGAACCGTATGAAGGTGAAATCGGTTCTGAATCAATGGAGGTTCGGGTTCTCTATGATAACGAGAATATTTATTTCGGCTTTACCTGCTTTGATTCAGATATATCAAAACTTGTCGCGAATGAGATGCGTCGCGATTCTCGTGACCTACACGAGAATGATAATGTGTTCCTGCTACTTGATACATATAACGATAGACGAAGCGGTTTCTTCTTTCGGATGAACGCTCTTGGCGCGATACAGGACAGAGCCGTAACCAACAGCGGCGATACGTTTAATTCCGATTGGGATGCTGTGGTGGACTGCAAGTCGAAAATTAACGATACCAATTGGACCGCCGAACTTAGTATTCCATTTAGTCAACTCCGTTTCAAAAAGAGTGATTCGATGGCATGGGGCATGAACACCGGGCGCGGACTGGCGCGAAATCAAGAAGAGATGATATGGGTACCTGTTTCCGCATCTTACGGTGGCAGAGCGAAGTACCGAACCGCCAAGTTGGGAAATGTTGTTGGGCTCTCAGGTATCACTCCCTCTCGGAACTTAGAGGTGCTGCCATATATTCTTCCCGGCGTGACCCAAATTAATGAGAATGACACAGGACTTGAAACCGATGGAAAATTCAAAATAGGCGTTGATGCTAAATACGGTATTACATCAAACCTGACCGCAGATGTCACTTTTAACACCGACTTTGCGCAGGTCGAAGCCGATGAAGAACAGGTGAACCTCACCCGATTTAGCCTCTTTTTTCCTGAAAAGCGTCCCTTCTTTTTGGAGGGTGCCGGACTTTTCGACTTTGGGATACCGCGGACCAGTTTCCGTCGCCCCCCACCGATGCTCCTTTTCTATAGCCGACGGATCGGACTCGCTGAAGGAAACGCGATTCCAATTATCTTTGGTGGAAAAACGAGTGGCAAGGTCGGTTCTTACGGCGTAGGATTTCTCAACGTTCTAACAGATAAGTTCCATGATGATACCGAAGATGACCCACTTGACATTCCGCGCACCAATTATTCTGTGATACGAATTACAAAAGATATCGCTTCCGGTTCGCGCATTGGCATGATTGCTGTGAATAAGGACGAAATTGGTGATTACAACCGCGCAGGCGGTTTTGATTTTGAGTACCGTCCGAGTGACAGCCTGGATATACGCGGTTTGTGGTCACGAACGTTTGAACCAGATGCGTCCGGAGAAAATAATGCATGGTATCTCGGTTCCAACTGGCGGAGTAGGTATTTCCGCATAGAAGGTTCGTATACCGATATTGATGAAGATTTCAACCCCGCTGTCGGATATGTGAGACGTCCCGGCATTCGGCAATTCCGCGGTGAAATGCGCTGGGTCCCTATGCCCCAAAAATTCGGGATTCGACAAATCTGGACCGGGCCAGAGATGAACTATATCCTCAATCACGACAACGAATTAGAAGAATGGGACGTTTCCTATACCAACTGGTTTGAATTGAGTTCGGGAGACTCCATCTTTTTTAATGCTGGACGCAACTTTGAGCGTCTGACTGAGATTTTCGATTTTCGGGAGGGCATAGAGATCCCAATAGGTGACTACCAATCTAACTCATTTGGTTTCCGTGCCTCCAGCAGTGATAGTCGTCCGATCAGTACAACTGTCGGCGGCGGCATTGAGGATTTCTATAACGGCACAGTTCGTAGAGCATACCTACAAACCACGCTTAAACCGAATGGGCATATCAGTGTGAGCGCACAATACCAATTTAACCAGATAGTTAATCTCCCAACAGCGTATTTTACCGATGCGGAGCCTCATCCTGTTTACGTCAACCTTTTCAGAGGTAGGTTGGATTACTCCTTTACTACAGGACTTTTTGCAAAACTGTTTGCACAATGGAATGCCGATACGAACGTTGTATCTACCAACTTCCTTATCAACTACATCTATCGTCCAGGAAGCGATTTCTATTTCGTTTTCAATCAGACATATGATACGAATGGCACTACCAAGTCTCGCCTGTTGGACTCAACTGTGGTTGCAAAGATGACCTATTGGTGGAATCCGTAA
- a CDS encoding energy transducer TonB, translating to MNSRTSGMLSQMQQRRAERKKPKRFVALKKVSLDTSQQHSISTAQANMPKHTITQKHVGRSSAAFTVAMVFHILIAVIIGVFYIKDRIVSEQETFDISIVTEDVKTKRRFIRRETPKFNKAQQTQQQLIFRRPVTTDTNQPLSNKGFVVPGIEATDDLSTPGPDEGLKSIDVDRSFVKPTPTIEPENRGPVLERQREAPNVLDKLDTPLPDEALGVTNIDITPESQTVLPTYKIKVKPKYPESAKKAEKEGVVLLEATIDENGVAKDIKALTNLGFGLEAAAIEALKKATFRPATKGGEPITLEKVQIPYEFKLKDG from the coding sequence ATGAATAGCAGAACTTCCGGTATGCTCAGTCAAATGCAGCAACGCCGGGCAGAGCGTAAAAAACCGAAGCGTTTTGTCGCGTTGAAAAAGGTTTCGCTTGATACCAGCCAGCAGCACAGCATTTCCACAGCACAAGCGAACATGCCGAAGCATACTATCACACAAAAACACGTTGGACGGAGTTCCGCCGCGTTTACAGTTGCAATGGTATTTCATATCCTTATAGCGGTTATCATTGGTGTCTTTTACATTAAGGATCGGATTGTATCTGAACAGGAGACATTTGATATCAGTATCGTCACAGAAGATGTCAAGACGAAGCGCCGGTTCATACGTCGGGAAACGCCGAAGTTCAACAAGGCACAACAGACACAGCAGCAACTTATTTTCCGGCGACCGGTAACGACTGACACCAACCAACCGTTATCAAATAAGGGTTTTGTGGTCCCAGGTATAGAAGCAACCGATGATCTCTCAACGCCCGGTCCTGATGAAGGACTGAAATCGATAGATGTCGACCGGAGCTTTGTAAAGCCAACACCGACCATTGAGCCTGAAAACAGAGGCCCGGTCCTTGAACGACAGCGTGAGGCACCCAACGTTCTTGATAAACTTGATACGCCTCTACCCGATGAAGCACTTGGAGTGACTAACATTGACATTACCCCCGAGTCACAGACTGTTTTGCCCACGTACAAAATTAAAGTGAAACCGAAGTATCCAGAGAGTGCTAAGAAGGCAGAGAAGGAAGGCGTGGTTCTTTTGGAAGCAACCATCGATGAAAATGGTGTTGCAAAAGACATTAAGGCATTGACAAACCTTGGATTTGGGCTTGAGGCGGCAGCGATTGAGGCTTTGAAAAAAGCTACTTTCCGTCCGGCGACGAAAGGCGGTGAACCGATCACGCTTGAGAAGGTTCAGATACCCTACGAGTTTAAACTTAAAGATGGCTAA
- a CDS encoding energy transducer TonB, producing MSNRTSGILSQMQERRAERKKPKRFVALKKVSLDTSQQHSISTAQANMPKHTITQKHVGRSSAAFTVAMVFHILIAVIIGVFYIKDRIVSEQETFDISIVTEDVKTKRRFIRRETPKFNKAQQTQQQLVFRRPVTTDTKQALSNESFVIPGIEATDDLSTPGPDEGPAIIDVDRNFVKPTTTIEPENKAPVLELKREAPSLINKLDGPALDEGPGLDSVNFEPEPGVVPPKKKFQVEPDYPESAKKAEKEGEVILQATVDEKGNPKDIKALTNLGFGLEAAAIAALKKSTFHPAMKGGQPISKLVQIGYKFTLKDN from the coding sequence GTGAGCAACAGAACTTCCGGTATACTCAGTCAAATGCAAGAGCGGCGCGCGGAACGTAAGAAACCGAAGCGTTTTGTCGCGTTGAAAAAGGTTTCGCTTGATACCAGCCAGCAGCACAGCATTTCCACAGCACAAGCGAACATGCCGAAGCATACTATCACACAAAAACACGTTGGACGGAGTTCCGCCGCGTTTACAGTTGCAATGGTATTTCATATCCTTATAGCGGTTATCATTGGTGTCTTTTACATTAAGGATCGGATTGTATCTGAACAGGAGACATTTGATATCAGTATCGTCACAGAAGATGTCAAGACGAAGCGCCGGTTCATACGTCGGGAAACGCCGAAGTTCAACAAGGCACAACAGACACAGCAGCAACTTGTTTTCCGGCGACCGGTAACGACTGACACCAAACAAGCACTATCGAATGAGAGTTTTGTGATCCCAGGTATAGAAGCAACCGATGATCTCTCAACGCCCGGTCCTGATGAAGGACCAGCAATTATAGATGTTGACCGGAATTTTGTGAAGCCAACAACGACCATTGAGCCTGAAAACAAAGCACCCGTCCTTGAACTAAAACGCGAGGCACCATCACTGATTAACAAACTTGATGGTCCTGCACTTGATGAAGGACCCGGGTTGGATAGCGTTAATTTCGAGCCTGAGCCCGGAGTCGTGCCTCCAAAGAAGAAGTTTCAAGTGGAACCCGATTATCCGGAGAGTGCCAAGAAGGCAGAGAAGGAAGGCGAGGTTATTTTACAAGCGACCGTTGATGAGAAAGGTAACCCGAAAGATATTAAAGCACTGACGAATCTTGGGTTTGGACTTGAGGCGGCGGCGATTGCAGCGTTGAAAAAATCCACTTTTCATCCGGCCATGAAGGGTGGTCAACCTATCAGCAAATTAGTTCAAATAGGCTATAAGTTTACGCTTAAAGACAACTAA
- the purM gene encoding phosphoribosylformylglycinamidine cyclo-ligase — MADKNPLTYADAGVSFEAETEAIARLKKLVQTTYRPEVLSNVGTFGGLFALQEYQEPVLVSSTDSVGTKLKVAFKAGRHDTVGFDIVAHCGNDIVVQGAEPLFFLDYIGINKVVPTVIEEIVTGLSSGCREIGCALIGGEIAELSDLYAPGEYDLVGTIVGAVEKSDVITGERIAHGDQLIGLASVGLHTNGFTLARRILFDRCNYSVDTYLPELSATVGDALLATHKSYVKSILSLRNVCDIKGIAHITGGGLPANVVRILPEECVAHIRNGTWEIPSIFPFLQARGDVEESEMYRVFNMGIGMVVVVAPDSVDAALKSLKASDESTYLIGEIVAGEKGVQGVPS, encoded by the coding sequence ATGGCAGATAAAAATCCGCTGACGTATGCCGATGCGGGTGTCTCATTTGAAGCGGAAACTGAAGCGATAGCACGACTAAAAAAACTGGTTCAAACCACTTACCGACCCGAAGTTCTTAGCAATGTCGGCACTTTCGGCGGGCTTTTTGCACTCCAAGAGTATCAAGAACCTGTGCTTGTTTCCAGCACAGACAGTGTTGGCACAAAATTAAAGGTTGCGTTTAAAGCGGGACGGCACGACACCGTCGGCTTTGACATTGTCGCACACTGTGGTAACGATATTGTTGTACAGGGAGCAGAACCGCTCTTCTTTTTAGATTATATCGGTATCAACAAAGTCGTACCTACAGTGATTGAGGAAATCGTAACAGGTTTGTCATCAGGGTGCCGAGAGATTGGTTGTGCCTTAATCGGCGGTGAAATAGCGGAGCTATCAGATCTTTATGCACCGGGTGAGTACGACTTGGTAGGCACTATCGTCGGTGCGGTTGAGAAATCCGACGTGATTACTGGAGAAAGAATTGCGCATGGAGATCAACTCATTGGCTTAGCCTCCGTGGGTCTACATACGAATGGCTTTACATTAGCGCGGCGGATTCTGTTTGACAGGTGCAATTACAGCGTAGATACCTATCTCCCTGAACTCTCCGCAACAGTAGGAGATGCACTGCTCGCGACTCACAAAAGTTACGTGAAATCCATTCTATCTCTTCGCAACGTGTGTGATATTAAAGGCATCGCCCATATCACTGGCGGCGGATTACCAGCAAATGTGGTGCGGATTCTGCCAGAGGAATGCGTAGCACACATTCGGAACGGAACGTGGGAGATTCCGTCTATTTTTCCGTTTTTACAGGCGAGAGGGGATGTTGAAGAATCCGAAATGTACAGGGTTTTCAATATGGGGATCGGAATGGTAGTCGTCGTTGCACCTGATAGTGTTGATGCCGCTCTAAAGTCGCTTAAGGCATCCGATGAATCCACTTACCTTATCGGCGAGATAGTCGCAGGAGAAAAGGGGGTACAGGGTGTCCCATCCTAA
- the purF gene encoding amidophosphoribosyltransferase, with translation MQYDDKPKDECGVFGIFGHPKAVELTYLGLRALQHRGQESSGIVASDGEKFTYHHGMGLVHSVFTPDALAKLKGHIAIGHNRYSTAGESTLENAQPLVRNYKQGPLALGHNGNLVNATQVRNHLENAGSIFSTSLDTEVIFHLIAHSRKQALEHRITDALRSVQGAYSFVCMDNTTLMGARDAHGFRPLWLGKLGDAYVLASETCALDVVEADPIREVEPGELIFTRSTHRGIESYRFHQKQAELSQCIFEYIYLARSDGRMFGQSVNNTRREFGRQLAREHPVKADVVIPVPDSATIAALGYAEESGIPFDLGLSRNAFVGRSFMNPTQDIRELMVKVKLNPVRDVLRGKRVILVDDSIMRGTNSRKLIKIIRQGGATAVHLRIASPPNKFSCFYGVDTPTRRELIASSHTIDEIRKYIRADSLGYLSIDGMLNSVETPQDFCTTCFDGKYPIPFVEESSEQLPLID, from the coding sequence ATGCAATATGATGATAAACCGAAGGACGAATGTGGTGTATTCGGCATTTTCGGTCATCCAAAAGCAGTAGAATTGACCTATTTAGGGCTACGCGCCCTTCAGCATCGGGGGCAGGAAAGCAGCGGCATTGTCGCATCGGATGGCGAGAAGTTTACGTATCACCACGGCATGGGACTTGTTCACTCTGTCTTCACCCCTGATGCCTTGGCGAAACTGAAAGGGCATATCGCTATCGGACACAACCGATACTCAACGGCAGGGGAAAGCACACTTGAAAACGCCCAGCCTTTAGTTCGGAATTACAAGCAAGGTCCCCTCGCGCTTGGTCACAACGGCAATCTCGTCAACGCGACGCAAGTTCGGAATCATTTGGAGAACGCTGGTTCTATCTTCAGCACAAGTTTGGACACCGAAGTGATTTTTCATTTGATAGCACACTCGCGGAAGCAGGCTTTAGAGCATAGAATCACCGACGCGCTTCGGAGTGTTCAAGGTGCTTATTCGTTTGTATGCATGGACAACACCACACTGATGGGGGCTCGCGATGCACACGGATTTCGTCCGCTCTGGCTTGGCAAACTCGGTGATGCTTATGTGTTAGCCTCCGAGACATGTGCCCTTGATGTGGTTGAAGCCGATCCGATACGTGAGGTAGAACCTGGAGAATTGATATTCACACGCTCTACCCATCGCGGTATAGAGTCCTATCGGTTCCATCAAAAACAAGCGGAATTATCACAGTGCATCTTTGAATATATCTACCTCGCGCGGTCAGATGGCAGGATGTTCGGACAGAGCGTGAATAACACGCGCCGCGAGTTCGGCAGACAACTCGCTCGCGAACACCCCGTCAAAGCTGATGTCGTTATTCCAGTTCCCGATTCCGCGACGATTGCTGCCCTCGGATACGCTGAAGAATCTGGCATTCCGTTTGACTTGGGACTATCTCGGAATGCTTTTGTCGGTCGCTCCTTCATGAATCCTACACAGGATATCCGAGAACTCATGGTTAAAGTGAAATTGAATCCTGTGCGCGATGTGCTACGCGGTAAACGGGTCATTCTGGTGGACGACTCGATTATGCGAGGAACAAATAGTCGGAAGCTCATCAAGATCATTCGGCAAGGCGGTGCGACAGCCGTCCATCTCCGCATTGCATCCCCGCCGAACAAATTCTCATGCTTCTATGGCGTAGACACACCAACCCGTAGAGAGTTAATTGCGAGTTCACATACAATTGACGAGATTCGCAAATATATCCGAGCCGACAGTCTCGGTTACCTGAGTATTGATGGAATGCTCAATTCAGTGGAGACACCTCAAGACTTTTGTACCACCTGCTTTGATGGGAAATACCCAATTCCGTTTGTGGAGGAATCTTCAGAGCAACTCCCATTAATTGATTAG
- a CDS encoding ThuA domain-containing protein: MSKILVLSGENHRFDASASVIHDFLSDDADITATLTDDKEILASSELNDYDACVFGTGFTRTERREDGSVTRVSDLAPTEEDGLFQFVSDGKGLVGIHGTAWWIGGQAMDLIGGAANWHPPGSTFTVHIEDNDHPTTQGVEDFDVEDEIYISAHDPHVHVLASAEWFGKAHPMAWVKSYGSGRVFYTTLGHGPGTFERAGMQKFLTQGVKWAAAS, translated from the coding sequence ATGTCGAAAATTCTCGTGCTATCAGGTGAAAATCATCGTTTTGATGCAAGTGCCAGCGTCATTCACGATTTTCTCTCTGATGATGCTGATATTACAGCGACGTTAACTGACGATAAAGAAATTTTAGCATCGTCGGAGCTAAATGACTATGATGCATGTGTCTTTGGCACTGGTTTCACGCGTACGGAACGCCGAGAGGACGGATCTGTCACGCGTGTCTCCGATTTAGCACCCACTGAAGAGGACGGCTTGTTTCAATTCGTCAGCGACGGCAAAGGATTGGTCGGTATTCACGGTACCGCGTGGTGGATCGGCGGTCAGGCAATGGATCTTATCGGCGGTGCTGCCAATTGGCATCCACCCGGCTCAACTTTTACCGTCCATATTGAGGATAACGATCATCCGACAACCCAAGGCGTTGAAGATTTTGATGTAGAAGATGAAATCTATATCTCTGCACACGATCCGCACGTTCATGTTTTGGCATCTGCGGAGTGGTTCGGCAAGGCGCATCCCATGGCGTGGGTAAAATCTTACGGTTCGGGACGCGTCTTTTACACCACTTTGGGGCACGGACCGGGGACCTTTGAGCGTGCCGGAATGCAGAAATTTCTCACCCAAGGTGTGAAATGGGCAGCGGCATCATAG
- a CDS encoding mandelate racemase/muconate lactonizing enzyme family protein: protein MRTLKITDIETEVVQVNHRGNWLFVKVHTDDGTVGVGEASHGRDDARVKNLIKTLKSALVGWNPFQLEAFRQRFYHDPESHTYHTALSGIEQAMWDLVGKALDVPSYQLLGGKCREKIRLYANINRATVDRSPDGFAHNAERAVAEGFTAIKCAPFDDVSVANISRGTLTPAIRLGIDRIRTIRAAIGADIDLMVDCHSRFNPGVLIQVAKELEDLHLFWIEDAVPLDNLDAFAHISRSIGIPIATGERLRTLADFDRLLIQAHVDYILPDVKHVGGISGLKKIATLAAARNVMMTPHNPSGPVATAASVQCMVSVPNFAILEYAWGEVDWRASLTEPPEEIVDGFIEVPTGTGLGITF, encoded by the coding sequence ATGCGGACACTAAAAATCACAGATATAGAGACCGAGGTGGTTCAGGTAAATCACCGCGGCAATTGGCTCTTCGTCAAGGTACATACTGACGATGGCACAGTCGGGGTTGGAGAGGCTTCCCACGGTAGAGATGACGCGCGTGTTAAAAACCTCATTAAGACACTCAAGTCTGCACTCGTCGGATGGAATCCGTTTCAACTGGAAGCATTCCGTCAGCGTTTCTATCACGACCCTGAAAGCCATACCTATCATACCGCGCTCAGCGGAATTGAGCAGGCAATGTGGGATTTAGTAGGTAAGGCGTTAGATGTGCCGAGCTATCAGTTATTGGGCGGCAAGTGTCGAGAGAAAATCCGTCTCTATGCGAATATTAACCGCGCCACCGTCGATCGCAGTCCGGACGGGTTTGCGCACAACGCGGAGCGTGCCGTTGCTGAAGGGTTTACCGCCATAAAGTGCGCCCCCTTTGATGACGTTTCTGTCGCGAATATCTCGCGCGGAACGCTGACCCCTGCTATCCGTTTGGGGATTGATCGCATCCGTACGATTCGCGCAGCGATTGGCGCGGATATCGATCTGATGGTGGATTGCCACAGTCGTTTTAACCCGGGTGTTCTCATTCAGGTCGCAAAAGAATTGGAAGACTTACACCTCTTCTGGATTGAAGACGCAGTGCCGCTGGATAATCTTGACGCTTTCGCACATATAAGTCGTTCGATTGGCATTCCGATTGCGACCGGTGAACGCTTGCGGACCCTCGCAGATTTTGATAGATTGTTGATCCAAGCACATGTTGATTATATTTTGCCGGATGTCAAACATGTTGGCGGAATTTCGGGTCTGAAAAAAATCGCCACCCTTGCCGCCGCGCGAAACGTTATGATGACACCTCACAATCCGAGTGGTCCCGTCGCAACCGCTGCCAGTGTCCAATGCATGGTGAGTGTGCCAAATTTCGCAATCCTTGAATACGCTTGGGGTGAGGTAGACTGGCGTGCGTCCCTCACTGAACCGCCGGAGGAAATCGTTGACGGATTTATTGAAGTGCCTACCGGAACTGGATTAGGCATTACGTTTTAA